A stretch of the Gossypium hirsutum isolate 1008001.06 chromosome D07, Gossypium_hirsutum_v2.1, whole genome shotgun sequence genome encodes the following:
- the LOC107954012 gene encoding receptor-like protein EIX2, producing the protein MRGRGLHFHFHLWLALLFALITASFGISVKNQSVRCIAAERRALLDFKKGLIGYDNSLNLLVSWTSKEEECCKWEGVGCDNTTGHVVMLDLRPRITYGIFGGSWTAISGVIGTSLLELKHLSHLDLSLNHFDQIPDFIGSLSDLTYLNLSSNALTGFIPLQLGNLSRLVYLDLSTDDINQSLISDNLEWLSHLSSLQLLKISCTNFTKATNWLQVIQSHPSLSVIHFGYCDFAEVDPSSLVHFNSSNSLSVLHLIWSSSLHPSTFPLLLNISRNLVELDLQHNQLSSLIPDSFDNMPALERINFELNSLEGGIPKSLGNLCHLKELNLRDNKLSGPLTFAVKNLSGCANDSLEVLKLDFNHFNGSLPSFVPFSSLRELDVGSNQLSGHFEDNFGDFSKLNVLNLDENGFTGPLPDLLRLSSLRELYLRGNRFEGLLPVNIGKLSQLVLLDVSDNSLHDVISEAHLFNLTKLRYLSISFNALSFNLSSNWTPPFQLDFIEMSSCKLGPQFPSWLRNQTNFYHLDISHSNISDNIPYWFWNLPSRLMFLDLSFNQISGRVPNLPLKFDRISLIDLSSNLFHGPIPQFLSKSTTLDLSNNMFNGSLSFLCTNKDSGLSYLDLSNNLLSGGIPDCWIKSRRLTIINLENNNLSGVIPTSLGSVETLQSLRLRNTSLHGEIPQSLKSCTKLKLLDLGENKLTGIIPPWIGERLENLIVLRLRSNKFHGDIPSSLCHQQFLQVLDLSLNNISGTIPSCLNNLTTMAHLGSSAATIEFSYYYNDVYDIEDSTTAFFAGTLNGHLLVIWKGVEQEYGKTLGLLRAIDLSCNKLSGEIPREIASLHGLITLNLSRNMLKGSIIKEIGQLKALESLDLSTNNLSGVIPESMSDISFLSVLDLSNNNLSGKIPLSTQLQSFNATCFAGNSRLCGDPLNKCLGDESPKLPNNGGTEIIAESDEELFEPLWFVTGTIAGFLVGFWGVFGSLLISRSWRHKYFQLVNKLGDWIRFTMALETVKLQRRLRLKD; encoded by the coding sequence ATGAGAGGAAGAGgacttcattttcattttcacctaTGGCTTGCGCTTCTGTTTGCACTGATTACTGCTAGTTTTGGCATCAGTGTAAAAAATCAGAGTGTGAGGTGCATTGCAGCAGAGAGACGAGCTCTCCTTGATTTCAAGAAAGGTCTTATTGGTTACGACAATAGCCTAAACCTCCTAGTTTCATGGACAAGCAAAGAAGAAGAGTGTTGCAAATGGGAAGGTGTCGGCTGCGACAACACGACCGGCCATGTTGTCATGCTGGACCTCCGTCCCAGAATCACTTACGGTATCTTTGGTGGCAGTTGGACGGCAATTTCAGGTGTGATTGGCACTTCCTTGCTTGAGTTAAAGCACTTGAGTCACTTGGACCTCTCTTTAAATCACTTCGACCAGATCCCAGACTTCATTGGTTCACTTTCTGACCTCACATACCTCAATCTCTCATCAAATGCTCTTACGGGCTTCATTCCTCTCCAGCTTGGGAACCTTTCCAGGCTAGTTTATCTTGATCTCAGTACCGATGATATTAATCAATCTTTGATATCCGACAACCTTGAATGgctttcccatctttcttctttgcaaTTGCTGAAAATCAGTTGCACCAATTTTACAAAAGCTACAAACTGGCTACAGGTTATTCAATCTCATCCTTCCCTCTCAGTTATACACTTTGGATATTGTGACTTTGCGGAGGTTGATCCTTCATCTCTTGTCCATTTTAATTCCTCAAACTCTTTATCTGTTCTTCACCTGATTTGGTCTTCTAGTTTGCATCCTTCGACTTTTCCTCTGTTGCTGAATATAAGTCGAAACTTGGTTGAACTCGATCTCCAACATAATCAATTATCGAGTTTGATTCCGGATTCTTTTGACAACATGCCAGCTCTGGAGCGAATTAATTTCGAGCTTAATAGTCTCGAAGGTGGAATACCAAAGTCATTGGGGAATCTCTGCcatttaaaagaattaaacttAAGGGATAACAAGCTCAGTGGACCTCTCACCTTTGCTGTGAAGAACTTGAGTGGATGTGCCAATGATTCTCTGGAGGTTTTGAAGTTGGATTTTAACCATTTCAATGGATCCTTGCCCAGCTTCGTACCATTTTCATCTTTGAGAGAATTAGATGTTGGATCTAACCAATTGAGCGGGCATTTCGAAGACAACTTTGGAGACTTTTCAAAGCTCAATGTTTTGAATTTAGATGAAAATGGATTCACTGGGCCATTGCCTGATCTTTTAAGATTGTCATCTTTGAGAGAATTATATCTTAGAGGAAACCGATTCGAGGGTCTCCTTCCTGTCAACATCGGCAAATTGTCTCAACTGGTGCTCTTGGATGTTTCCGACAACTCTTTGCATGATGTCATTTCCGAAGCCCACCTATTTAATCTTACCAAATTACGGTATCTTTCGATATCCTTTAATGCTTTGTCTTTCAATCTTAGCTCTAATTGGACACCTCCGTTTCAACTTGATTTTATTGAAATGAGTTCCTGCAAGCTTGGACCCCAATTTCCTAGTTGGCTTAGAAATCAAACAAATTTCTACCATCTAGATATCTCTCATTCCAACATTTCAGACAACATCCCATACTGGTTTTGGAATCTGCCTTCGAGGCTAATGTTTTTGGACCTTTCCTTCAACCAAATCAGCGGGAGAGTTCCAAACCTGCCTTTAAAATTTGATCGTATCTCTTTGATAGATTTGAGTTCAAATCTTTTTCATGGTCCCATACCTCAATTTTTGTCTAAGTCGACAACGTTAGATCTATCCAACAACATGTTCAATGGATCGTTGTCATTTTTATGCACAAATAAGGATAGTGGTTTGTCTTATCTTGACCTCTCTAACAATTTGTTGTCGGGAGGCATTCCAGATTGTTGGATCAAAAGTCGGAGATTAACCATAATCAATTTGGAGAACAATAATTTGTCAGGGGTAATCCCTACTTCATTGGGCTCAGTAGAGACTCTGCAATCATTGCGTTTAAGGAACACGAGTTTGCATGGTGAAATCCCTCAATCCttgaaaagttgtactaaattGAAACTTTTGGATCTGGGGGAAAATAAATTAACTGGAATCATTCCACCATGGATAGGAGAAAGACTTGAGAACTTGATTGTTCTACGTTTACGATCAAATAAGTTTCACGGTGACATACCTTCAAGTCTATGTCACCAACAGTTTCTTCAAGTATTGGATCTTTCTCTCAACAATATATCAGGAACCATTCCATCGTGCCTCAACAATTTGACTACCATGGCTCACCTTGGGAGCTCAGCAGCAACGATCGAGTTCTCGTATTATTATAATGATGTCTATGACATAGAGGACAGTACTACTGCTTTCTTTGCTGGTaccttgaatggtcatctattaGTTATATGGAAAGGTGTGGAACAAGAATATGGGAAAACCCTTGGATTATTGAGAGCCATTGACTTGTCGTGCAACAAATTAAGTGGGGAAATCCCTCGAGAAATAGCAAGTCTACATGGGTTAATTACTTTGAATCTATCAAGAAATATGTTGAAAGGAAGCATAATTAAAGAGATTGGTCAATTGAAGGCATTGGAATCACTCGATTTGTCAACAAACAATCTGTCTGGTGTAATTCCGGAGAGCATGTCTGATATATCCTTTCTCAGTGTTTTGGACTTATCAAACAACAATCTGTCTGGAAAAATTCCCTTAAGCACTCAATTGCAAAGTTTCAATGCTACTTGTTTTGCAGGGAATTCGAGATTGTGCGGAGACCCGTTGAACAAATGTCTTGGAGATGAGTCACCAAAACTACCTAACAATGGTGGTACTGAAATTATCGCTGAAAGTGATGAAGAATTATTTGAGCCTTTGTGGTTCGTTACTGGAACGATAGCTGGATTTCTTGTTGGATTTTGGGGAGTTTTCGGTTCCTTATTGATTAGCAGGTCTTGGAGACATAAATACTTTCAGTTGGTGAATAAACTGGGAGATTGGATCAGATTTACAATGGCATTGGAGACGGTCAAATTGCAACGCAGACTTCGATTGAAGGACTAA
- the LOC107954010 gene encoding GPN-loop GTPase 3, translating into MGYAQLVIGPAGSGKSTYCSSLYQHCETLGRSIHIVNLDPAAENFDYPVAMDIRELISLDDVMEELGLGPNGGLIYCMEHLEDNLDDWLNEELDNYLDDDYLVFDCPGQIELFSHVPVLRNFVEHLKRKNFNVCAVYLLDSQFITDVTKYVSGCMASLSAMVQLEVPHINILSKMDLVTNKRDVENYLDPEPHHLLSELNERMAPRFKKLNKSLIELVDEYSMVSFIPLDLRKESSIQYVLAQIDNCIQYGEDADVKIRDFDPDGDGDNE; encoded by the exons ATGGGTTATGCACAATTGGTTATTGGTCCTGCAGGCAGTGGCAAG TCAACCTACTGCTCTAGCCTGTACCAGCATTGCGAAACCCTTGGACGGTCAATACATATTGTGAACCTAGATCCTGCTGCAGAAAATTTCGACTATCCTGTAGCCATGG ATATACGAGAACTCATTAGTTTGGATGATGTGATGGAGGAGCTTGGCTTGGGTCCAAATGGTGGCCTTATATACTGCATGGA ACATCTTGAAGATAATCTTGATGATTGGCTGAATGAAGAATTGGACAATTACTTGGATGACGACTATCTGGTATTTGATTGTCCAG GCCAAATAGAACTTTTTTCACATGTACCAGTGCTCCGTAACTTTGTAGAGCACTTGAAGCGCAAGAACTTTAATGTGTGTGCTGTATACTTGCTTGATTCCCAG TTTATCACAGATGTTACTAAGTACGTAAGTGGATGCATGGCATCACTTTCTGCAATGGTCCAGCTTGAAGTACCACATATTAATATCCTCTCCAAGATGGACCTTGTAACAAACAAGAGGGATGTCGAAAA CTACTTGGATCCAGAGCCTCATCATTTACTGTCAGAGTTGAATGAACGGATGGCTCCTCGGTTTAAAAAGCTAAACAAATCTTTGATTGAACTG GTGGATGAATATAGCATGGTGAGCTTTATTCCCCTCGACTTGAGGAAGGAAAGCAG CATACAATATGTATTGGCTCAAATTGACAACTGCATTCAATATGGCGAAGATGCTGATGTGAAGATTAGAGATTTCGATCCCGACGGTGATGGCGACAACGAGTAG